In Candidatus Omnitrophota bacterium, the following are encoded in one genomic region:
- a CDS encoding cyclase family protein: MKLYDLSQPISHLTPAWPTYEPLQIKFFKRLAPNGANGQLLTHSNHVGTHLDGPLHFCTHGKDIASLPLNGFLYGPGVIVDLSDIAEDYGIYTSKDIEDRVEVKEGDIVIINTGYHKYAWDQPEADEVRYMVRHPGPMMEFAEWCEKKKLHWLGVDCGSADHPMNTKIKDWMPKEAAKCDTYLKKKHGKHLDKMFPEDHYQLMHVRLFPQDIIHAENLGGEIDQLLNRRTIIGCFPWKFQGGESCICRIVAFENE, from the coding sequence ATGAAACTTTACGATTTATCGCAGCCCATCAGTCATCTGACTCCGGCCTGGCCGACTTACGAACCCCTGCAGATAAAATTCTTCAAGAGGCTCGCGCCCAACGGCGCCAACGGCCAGCTGCTGACGCATTCCAATCATGTCGGCACGCATCTGGACGGCCCGCTGCATTTCTGTACTCACGGCAAGGACATAGCTTCTCTGCCTTTGAACGGCTTTCTTTACGGCCCCGGCGTCATCGTGGATCTTTCGGATATAGCCGAGGATTACGGGATCTACACCTCAAAAGATATTGAGGACAGGGTTGAAGTGAAGGAAGGCGATATCGTCATCATCAACACGGGCTATCACAAATACGCCTGGGACCAGCCGGAAGCCGACGAGGTGAGGTATATGGTCAGGCATCCCGGGCCGATGATGGAGTTCGCCGAGTGGTGCGAGAAAAAGAAACTGCACTGGCTGGGCGTTGACTGCGGTTCTGCGGATCATCCCATGAACACGAAGATAAAAGACTGGATGCCCAAGGAAGCGGCAAAGTGCGACACCTACCTGAAAAAGAAACACGGCAAACATCTGGACAAGATGTTCCCCGAGGACCATTATCAGCTCATGCATGTGAGGCTTTTTCCGCAGGACATCATCCACGCCGAGAATTTGGGCGGCGAGATCGACCAACTGCTAAACAGGCGAACGATAATAGGCTGTTTCCCGTGGAAATTCCAGGGCGGTGAATCGTGCATCTGCCGGATCGTCGCGTTTGAGAACGAATAA